A section of the Rhipicephalus sanguineus isolate Rsan-2018 chromosome 11, BIME_Rsan_1.4, whole genome shotgun sequence genome encodes:
- the LOC119374070 gene encoding BRO1 domain-containing protein BROX: MAYWFHRNPLKATGIVNFDLKMLAMDSQALKLCSDLRLARNHLLDLLTDPLNDIGTIETALNTYLALFAGMILAPDEKGGESKLRYTTRFRWTQTMLGQAPLVQSDAVFELVSICQNVGIWHMKHASAIAAKEDISMDEAKDVHTCLRKAAGYFCAMKNKYVGQLREQPVPGSDMDSRVASAYINQCTAEAQEVTIGRAIEMKHAPGLISALAHETSKMYTSAADSLASLEASKFGRWRKFLILKAVFYLSYAYCYAGENLLAQEKCGDAIRALQESHKCYQDAVQICRQYSTMKGPGSAAKIDQHLFFRKLAPLVKRTLEKCERENGFIFHQKVPNDAPELELRATYGLVSPEEFQMPAHDKAWTPVVYAAFYVQTSGAPDPANSKAAVKAEGDLPAVQEKTSSHSTADPKTESGCILQ, encoded by the exons ATGGCGTACTGGTTTCACCGAAACCCTTTAAAAGCCACTGGCATCGTCAACTTTGACCTCAAAATGCTTGCCATGGACAGCCAAGCGCTGAAGCTGTGCAG TGACCTGCGTTTGGCGAGAAACCACCTCCTCGACCTGCTGACTGACCCTCTGAACGACATTGGCACAATTGAAACGGCCCTGAACACTTACCTGGCACTGTTCGCTGGCATGATCCTGGCCCCTGATGAAAAGGGGGGTGAGAGCAAGCTGAGATACACCACAAGGTTTCGCTGGACTCAGACCATGCTGGGACAGGCACCACT TGTGCAGTCAGATGCAGTCTTTGAGCTGGTTTCGATCTGCCAGAATGTGGGGATTTGGCACATGAAGCATGCGTCGGCGATTGCTGCCAAGGAGGA CATCAGCATGGATGAAGCAAAGGACGTGCACACGTGTCTCAGGAAAGCCGCTGGCTACTTCTGCGCGATGAAG AACAAGTACGTGGGACAGCTGAGAGAGCAACCAGTGCCGGGATCCGACATGGACTCGCGAGTGGCGTCCGCCTACATCAACCAGtgcactgcagaagcacaggaaG TGACCATTGGGCGAGCCATTGAGATGAAGCACGCCCCTGGGCTCATTTCTGCCCTGGCCCACGAGACATCAAAGATGTACACTTCGGCAG CGGACTCCCTTGCGAGCCTCGAAGCATCCAAGTTTGGACGTTGGAGGAAATTTCTCATTCTTAAGGCTGTCTTTTATCTCTCCTAT GCGTACTGCTATGCGGGAGAAAACTTGTTGGCGCAGGAGAAGTGTGGAGACGCGATCAGGGCCCTGCAGGAGAGCCACAAGT GCTACCAGGATGCTGTGCAAATCTGCAGGCAGTACAGCACCATGAAGGGACCTGGCTCTGCAGCTAAGATCGACCAGCACCTCTTCTTCCGCAAGCTCGCGCCCCTGGTTAAGCGGACCCTCGAAAAGTGCGAGCGGGAGAATGGCTTCAT ATTCCACCAAAAGGTGCCCAACGACGCACCCGAACTGGAACTGAGGGCCACGTACGGCCTGGTGAGCCCCGAGGAATTCCAGATGCCCGCCCATGACAAGGCCTGGACGCCAGTTGTCTACGCCGCTTTTTACGTACAGACCAGCGGCGCTCCTGACCCTGCAAACTCG AAGGCAGCCGTCAAGGCTGAAGGCGATCTCCCGGCAGTGCAGGAGAAGACGTCTTCCCATTCCACTGCCGACCCAAAGACGGAAAGCGGATGCATCTTGCAGTGA